Genomic window (Egicoccus halophilus):
TCCTGCCACTCGGTGAGGACGGTGCGCAGTCGCTCGTCGGCCACACCGGTCGTGGCCGAGAGCACGAGGCCGGCGACGAGGTCCGGACGCGTCGCCGCGAGGTGCTGCGCGACCATCGCCCCCATGGAGTGCGCCAGCAGCCACGCCGGCCGGTCCGAGAGCTGCTCGAGTGCACCGGCGACCTCGTCCGCGAGGTCGGCCGTCGACGGCGGCGGCTCGTCGGACTGCCGGTCGCCGTAGGAGACCGCGATGGCGAAGAAGTGCCGCAGCGGCAGGGGCACCTCGCGAAGCAACGCCTGCGTGGCCGGCAGGCTCACGGGGGTCAACCCGTCACTGAGTCCGGGCACGAGCACGGCCGGCGGCGCGGCGGGATCGCCGCCGACGAGCACGGGCAGGCGCCTGCCTTCGGCGTCCACCCACCGCAACCGTTGCACGGACCATCCTCGCGGTCGGCTGCCCGCACCCTACTCGCGGTACCGTCCGGCACCGTGGCCGACCAGACCGACTGCCGCCCTCCGGCGCCGACGACGCCGACCGACGCCGACGCCCCGGCGGGGCCCCGGCTCGTCGGCGTGCTGCTGCTCGCGCTCGCTGCGCTGGCAGCCGGCCTCGCGGTCGCCGCGGTCGGGGTCAGCCACGGACTGGACGGCGGCAGCGCCGCGTCCGCGAACCTTGTCGAGGCGCCCCACCATGCCGCGTCGGGGATCGAGGCCGCCAGCGGCTACGCGGTCTGGGAGTACAACGACGACGGCCGACCGATCCGCTGGGACCCGTGCACCCCGATCGACCTCGTCGTCGCCCGCGAGGGAGCACCCGCCGGCGCCGAGGACGACCTGGAGCGGGCCGTGACCGCGATCGCGGACGCGACCGGCCTGACACTTCGCGTGA
Coding sequences:
- a CDS encoding alpha/beta fold hydrolase → MQRLRWVDAEGRRLPVLVGGDPAAPPAVLVPGLSDGLTPVSLPATQALLREVPLPLRHFFAIAVSYGDRQSDEPPPSTADLADEVAGALEQLSDRPAWLLAHSMGAMVAQHLAATRPDLVAGLVLSATTGVADERLRTVLTEWQDAVVARDWTGFARAALDASYTGREHARRQVLLRAAPPPGHPDDRIARHVALTAAALHHDAREVLGDIARPTLVLSGEHDPLCPPDAGRTLAAAIPGARFAVLDGLAHGFPEQAPRRFAGHVLDFLAAAGAPGIGSAPSSAAPR